In Paenibacillus xylanilyticus, the genomic window AAACAGGAGCAGCTGTCCTATATGCATATGCCCAGCGGAGCTGGCCATGATTCACAGATTTTTCAGCCAGCCTGCCCGACAGCGATGATTTTTGTACCAAGTCAGGGCGGGATCAGTCACAGTCCCCTTGAATTCACAGCTGAGGAGGACCTGATGCGAGGATTTCAGGTTCTCGTTCAGCTACTTTATAAATACGGTTACGGGAGTTGATTGACCATGTCCAGCTATAGAGAATTATCTCCGTCCTTGCGAACCATCATGACACCGGGACCAGTTGAAGTCGACCCCCGAGTTCTAAGGGCTTTGTCCTTCCCGATCCTTGGGCAGTTTGATCCGGAGTTTACGTCCCTGATGAATGAAACGATGGTCATGCTGCGTGAATTATACATGACGAACAATGAGTGGTGTTATCCGGTAGATGGCACCTCACGTTCCGGCATTGAAGCCGTGTTGGTTAGTTTGATCCAGCCGGGGGATAAGGTATTGGTCCCTATATACGGACGGTTTGGACATTTGCTTGTAGAAATATCAGAGCGCTGCGGTGCGGAAGTTGTATTTATTGAAACGACTTGGGGATCGGTCTTTGATCCGGAAGAAGTGATCAAGGCCATTCACGCTCATAAGCCGGATATTGTGGCCATGGTTCATGGAGAGACTTCCACCGGCCAGATGCAGCCCCTCGCCGAGATCGGCAAAGTATGCCGTGAATTGGATCTTCTTCTCGTTGTTGATGCGGTTGCCACCATAGGTGGTACGCCCGTTAAGACGGATGCCTGGTATCTGGATGCGGTAATGGGCGGAACGCAGAAGTGTTTATCCGTTCCTTCCGGCATGGCCCCATTGACATATAACAGCCGTGTGGAGAAAAAATTGATGAGTCGGAAAACAGTCGAACGCGGACTCCGTGACGCGACAAGCGCGAGAGCAGAGGGACGAACCATTGCAAGCAACTATTTTGACTTGAGTCAGCTGCAGGATTATTGGAGTTCTGCCCGGCTGAATCATCATACAGAAGCTACATCGATGCTCTACGGTTTACATGAAGGTTTGCGAATTCTGCTTCAGGAAGGACTGGAAGCCCGTTTCGAGCGGCATCGGATTAACGAAAGTGCGCTCGTCGCCGGAATTCAGGGTATGGGGCTTCAAATTTATGGAGACATGTCCAGCAAACTTCCGGTAGTTACGTGTATCCATATTCCGGAAGGGATCGATGGTGAATCGGTACGAAGCATGCTTCTACATGATTTCGGCATCGAAATTGCGAGTTCATTTGGTCCTCTTAAAGGGAAAATCTGGCGAATTGGAACGATGGGCTTCAGCTGTCAGCGCAAAAACGTACTGCATGTGCTTGGTGCACTGGAGGCGGTTCTTCTCCGTCATCGCCATGGTTTACCTGCGGGTGAGGCAGTGCAGGCAGCACTCGACGTGTACGCTGGAAAGGAGGAAGCCTTATGTTAAATCAGATGCCCGTGTCCAGAGAGGTGATGGTCACCTCGCCACATTATTTGGCAAGCGCGGTTGGGAGCTCGATTCTCCAGAAGGGTGGTAACGCTTATGATGCTGCTGTTGCGGTGAGCGCAGCCCTTGGCGTAGTTTATCCGCACATGACTGGACTTGGAGGAGATGCCTTTTTCCTCATTCACGATGGAGCAAGCGGAGAGATTACCGCTTATAACGGAAGCGGCCGCTCGGCAGCAGGTATTCATGCCGATACGTTTAAAGCCATGGGCATGAATGCCATTCCCCAGCGCGGCGTGCTCAGCGCGATAACGGTTCCGGGAATGGTGGATGCATGGTGGGAAGTCTGGTCCCGCTACGGGCGATTACCATGGGAGCAGCTGCTTGAACCAGCCGTGCAGTACGCGGAGAAGGGGTGTCCGGTATCGCGCAATCTGCGCCTGTGGCTGGAACGGGATGAAGATTTCATTATGGGGCATTCGCCGCTGCGAGCGGTATTTGCCCCTTACGGCACATTGCTTCAGGAAGGTGAACTGCTCGTCCAGACCGAACTGGCTGCTTCCATTCGCCTGATTCAGGCGGGAGGACGGGATTCTTTTTATACAGGAGAGCTTGCAGATCGTCTGACTTCAGCGATTCGAGAAGATGGCGGCATGCTGGCACCTCAGGACTTTGCAGCACACAAGGGGGAATGGGTAAAGCCTGTCAGCACGGAATACCGGGGTTATCAGGTTCACCAAATGCCGCCCAACTCGCAGGGCTTCTCCATATTGATGATGTTAAATATGCTCGAACACATAGATCTCTCTTCCGTAGGTCGTACTTCGCCGGAGTTCTACCATCTAATGGCGGAGGTGGTGAAAAAGGCGTTTCGTGATCGTGACCGGTACCTTACCGATCCTGACTTTCGCGAGATCCCCTTGAATCAATTGTTATCGAAGACTTACGGGGATGAGTTATGGAATGAGATCCAGTCTGCACCACCAGTAGCACAGCCGTTCTTGTCCAAAACGATCGGGCAGGATACAGCCTACGCTGCGGTAGTCGATCAGGAAGGCAACGCCGTCTCGTTTATTCAAAGTCTGTACTTTGATTTTGGCGCAGCCTACGTTCCAGGAGATACTGGCGTAATTATGCAAAACAGAGGGTCCTTTTTCTCACTCGATTCAGCAGATGCGAATGTGCTTGAACCCAACAAACGCTCTTTTCATACGCTCATGCCTGGTCTAGTCACCCGTAATGGGAAGCCTTATATGCTTCTGGGTACACAAGGCGGAGAAGGGCAGCCTCAGACGCAGTTATCTGTACTTACGGGTGTTCTCGACTATGGTCTGACCATTCAAGAAGCAATCGGTCTGCCACGCTGGGTCTACGGACGGACTTGGGGTGAAGAAGGCGACACGATGCGGGTGGAGAATCGCTATCATGATGACGTATGCGAGACGCTGGCTCGCTGGGGACATAATGTGGAGATCAGAGCGCCATGGGATGACGTTATGGGTCAGTCGCAAGGGATTGTGATCCGTGAGGATGGCATGATTAGCGGAGCTGCCGATCCCAGAGGAGATGGCATGGCCATCGGATGGTAACCAGGCTTAGTTGCTGCTTGGATTGGTTTTAGTTTCTCATGAAAACAGCGTAAAAAAAGACATAGATACGATAGGGGAGATTATCATGGGAACGATCCTGCTGAAGGGTGCACAGCTTGTCACGATGAATGCGGAAGAAGATATATTTACAGGGGATCTGCTGATCGAGGATAACAAAATCAAAGAGATTGCAGAGCATATCGACGTTCAGGCTGATCAGGTTATTGATGCCCGTGGCAAAGTTCTGCTGCCAGGCTTTATTCAGACACATATTCATTTGTGCCAGACACTCTTCCGCGGGCGTGCGGACGACCTGGAGCTCATGGATTGGCTTCGTCAGCGAATCTGGCCACTGGAGGCAGCGCATGATGAGGAATCCGTCTATTATTCGGCGATGCTTGGACTGGGCGAACTGATATCGAGTGGAACCACGACCATTTTGGATATGGAGACCGTGCATCACACGGATTCGGCTTTTCAGGCGATGGCACAGAGCGGCATTCGGGTGATATCTGGCAAGGTCATGATGGACCATGGCGACGAAGTGCCTGAACCGCTGCGTGAAAATACGGCAACCTCGCTGCAGCAAAGTGTTGATTTGCTGGAGAAATGGAATGGTTTCGGGGGCGGACGCATTCAGTATGCGTTTTGTCCGCGATTCGTTGTTTCCTGTACAGAGGAGCTGCTCGTTGAAGTACGTGATCTATCCAACAAATATCATGTGAAGGTGCATACGCATGCATCGGAGAATCGTGGCGAGATTGAACTGGTCGAACATGAACGCGGGATGCGTAACATTGTCTATCTGGATCATATCGGTCTGGCAACCCCACGTCTCGTCCTTGCACATTGTGTCTGGCTTAGTGAAGAGGAGAAGGAAATCATCCGCAAGCGAGGGGTAAAAGTGACCCACTGCCCCGGCTCGAATATGAAATTGTCATCGGGTATTGCAGAAATTCCTGACCTGCTTAACCGCCAGATCGCGGTGGGAATCGGTGCGGACGGCGCACCATGCAACAATAACCTGGATATGTTTCAGGAAATGCGTCTGACAGCATTAATTCAAAAGGTTCCTCATGGGCCTACGATCATGGATGCACGTACGGTTCTGCGCATGGCAACGATGGGTGGTGCCGAAGTGCTTGGTCTCTCGAAGGAAATTGGAAGTCTGGAAGTGGGCAAAAAGGCAGACATGGTGTTGTTGGATCTGGATGATTTCCATACGTATCCTTCATATGAGACCGATATTTATTCCCGTGTGGTGTACTCCGCGACTCGGAGCTGTGTGGACACGGTTATTATTGATGGAAGCATTGTGCTCAAAAACCGCAAGATCCAGACCATTGATCGTGGCATCGTGCTCCGCGAATCGGATAAGAGCATTGCGCGTTTGATGAAGAGAATCTGAGTTAGGTTATTTTCAGAAGGAAACGTTGTAATACAGCTGCTCGCTGAAGACAATTCGGAAAGGTGGAGACGAATGTGGAAATGCATGATCTGTGTGCAATTGCAGCAGGTGAAGTACGCTGTGTACTTGCAACGGCGGTCAAGGTGGAAGGTCATGCTTACCGTAAGCAGGGAGTCTCTATGCTCTTGACCGAAGATGGCAGAATGTATGGCAGCATCAGCCCGGGATGTCTCGAAAGTGATCTGCAAGCGCGTGTAAAACAAGTGCTGGACACGGGACACATGACATTTGCCGAATACGACATGCGCCCTGAAGATGATCTCTCTTGGGGAGAAACGATTGGCTGCGGAGGCTTGGTTGTCGTCCTGCTGGAACCTGTCTGCGGCGAACTGAGAAGTGTATTAACTGAGATGCACGATTGTTTCAAGTCTGGTTCAGCAGCCGAGTTTACTCGGTACTTTCAACATGACTATTCCCTTATTCAATATGAATGGCGTCGAGTTGATTCAATCGATAGGAAACCTGTTCCTTCCAAAGACGTACCGCGCATGTCTTCCGATTCATACAGGACAGAATTCGATAAGGACGTAATATCAACTGAAGCAGAGTACTGGAATCTGCCTTTACGAATAACGACCCTATATACTCCTAAACCGCGACTTATCATAATCGGGGCGGGAAATGATGCCATACCTGTTGCCAGGCTTGCGAGGGTATCTGGATTTCATGTCATCATTGCTGATTGGAGAGAGGGTCTGTGTACGTCCGAACGGTTTCCGGGTGCAGATCTTGTTCTTGGTTTTCCCACTGAAATCGTGCCTGTGCTGAATATACGACGTGGGGATTATCTCTTGCTGATGAGTCATCAATTTCCGCGTGAACGTGAACTCTTGGAGCTGCTATCGGGAAGTGAATATGCCTATCTCGGTATTATGGGTTCCAGAACACGGACAGCACGACTATTGAATGATTTACCACCACTAACGAATCTCCATTCTCCCGTAGGTCTCAGCATCGGGGCAGAGGGTCCAGAAGAAATCGCCATTAGCATTGCTGCCGAACTGATTGCGTGCAAGCGCGCTTCTGAGACTGAAGACTACTCTGCTCAAAGGGGGAGTACACATGCGATTGACGGGCATTATGCTCGCCGCAGGTAAGAGTACCCGTCTTGGCCGAGATAAATTAGCAGTAGCTATGCCGGATGGGAGAGCTTTGGCGGCCTGGTCGCTTCAAGCGGCTCTCGATTCTGAACTGGAACAGGTCATCTGTGTGGTGAAACCGGAGGATTCCTTGGAATGGCTCCCCGAGAATGTACTCCACGCAACAGTGAATTCATCTAACTATAGGAACGAGACTAAGCTCCAAATTGCTGCCAGTACAGAATATTCTTCTGGAATGGCCGCATCGCTTCAATGTGGACTCAAGGAAGCCAAGGAATACGGGGCAGAAGGTGTAATGATTCTTTTGGCGGACCAGCCTTTAATAAGGGCGCAGGATATTAATCAGGTTTCGGCTGCACTTGCATTGAACACACAGTCTGATTATGCAGCTGCTGTGGACGGCGAGGGGCTAAAGCCTCCTATTGCCTTTCGCTCTCATATGTTTAATCACCTCCTTGCTCTTGTCGGAGATGAGGGTGCGAGGAAGATTATGCGTAATGACAACTTCTCTGGAACTCAGGTAAACTTGCCTGACTTTTGTTTCTGGGACGCTGATACGGAGGCTGAACTGAAACGCATCATGGATTATGTAAATGAATCAGCTCAAATGAAGTAAATTCAACCCAATAACATGCCCCCTCAATTGAATAGAACGAAGTCGTAGATTATCTACTTATCTCTGCTCTCTTAACATAAACAGGTCATCCAGTTCGTTTGGTTGGCCTTTTTGTGTCGTGTATATGATTTCACGTGAGAAATAGTGTTAGGTATCGTAACTCCTATCATGCATGAAGCACAAAACGTGGTTCGTATTTATATATTTATCCAAATCGATGTGAAGCTAATTGACGCTAACCCTATAGTCTCATATGATTTGAAGAATTATCTGGATCCTGTAGGATGAATTATCTTCAACAGTCAGCGCTTATACGGACCTGATCCAGCGTCCTACATCGTGCTTATAAGAGAGAGGGGATGGAACGATGGTAATACCAGCATATGGGTCAGGAGCGATGCCATCGGTATGGCAGCCGGAAGATATGGAAGAACTCCGAATGTTGAGGAACAGGCTGAACGGAAGCTTCTGCTACGCTGCTGGCGCAACATTGCTGCGTACCCAGTGGGAAGGCGGTCTTGTACCTTCACCGGAGCATATGATCAGTTTGGCCCGTATCCCAGGAACAAGTGACGTATATTTGGATGGAGATCGAATGGTGATCGGGGCCCTGACCCGATTGAATAGATGTATTACGGAAGGGTTATTTCATCATCTGCCCTTATTGCAAGAGGCTGTGAAAACGATAGCTGCGCCGTCCATTCGCAATGTAGCGACCATTGGCGGCAACATTGTATCTGGAGTTGGCGATACGTTACCCGCATTGCTCGCATACAACGCAGAACTGCAGTGGATGACGGACGCAGGGTTGGAAATCCGTACACTAGACTCCTGGTTAAAAGGGGGGCGTGACGGCAGTCGCAATCCAAGTGACGTGTTAATCTCGATCCAGATCCCGCTGGATAAGTTGCCTGTCTCTGATCTGAAGAACCAAGAGCCTGATGCGAGAGAAATTGCATTTTACCGCAAGCTGGGCAGGCGAGAGACATTTAGCGCATCTCTGGTAACCATTGCTTTTCAAGGAGAGATTGGTACAGATGGTCGTTGGAAAAAGGTTGCGATCGCTGCTGGCGGAGGGTCAGGTGTGGCCATGCGGTTACCTGCGTCGGAACAGCTGCTGCTTCGCGAAAAAGCTTCCCTTATGCAAGCAGAGCCGCTAGGAAGGAGTGCGTCTGCGGAATTTGTGACCTATGGCGATGTCTTTGCAACAGAACAATACCGCAAGCAGACTGCTGGCAATTTGCTGGGGGCTGGACTGTGGGAAGCACTATACCGTTGATTCAAATCTTGATCAAGAAAAGGGGAGAGAGACCATGCTGCTGAATCGGAAACATAGCGGAAAACGGTGGCACTTGAGACCGGACGGAATTCCAAAGGTAACAGGACAACTCCAGTATCTGACGGATATGACGCTGCCCGGAATGCTTTATGGGAGAGTTCTGCGCAGCACCTATCCTTATGCTCGCATTCTGTCTATAGATACTACAGAAGCAGAGGCTATGGAGGGAGTGTATGCTGTCCTTACCTCCAAAGACGTACCTGGCCTGAATCGTTTCGGGATTGCAACGCCTGACCAGCCTGTATTTTGTGAAGATGTTGTACGTTATGTCGGTGATGCCCTTGCGGCAGTAGCTGCGGATTCCCCGGAACGGGCAGCACTGGCACTCGGTGCAATCCAAGTGGAGTATGAGGAGCTTACTCCGCTGGACAGCACGGATGCAGCACTCGCTCCTGACGCACCGGAGCTGCATCCACATGGACCGGGCAATGTGCTGCATCGCACCGAAATTAAACGCGGGAATGTGGAGCAGGCTTTTGCGGCCTGTGAACATATTGTCACGGAAACGTATTACACACCTCGTCAAATGCACGCTTATATGGAGACAGAAGGCGGCCTGTTTGTCCCGGATGAAGAAGGAAGGCTTAATGTCTACGCAGCCACGCAGCACGGGTACAAGGACCGGATGCAGCTGGCTCGGATTATCGGTTGTCCTGAGGAAGATATCCGCGTCGTGTCGTCTCCCATTGGCGGTTCTTTCGGGGGGAAAGACGAATTAAACGTGCAGCCATATGGCGCACTTCTAGCATTGACCAGCGGACGTCCCGTGAAAATGCACAATTCCCGCAAAGAATCCGTTCGTGCAGGTCTGAAGCGGCATCCGATGAAAATTGAAATGCAGACGGGAATCAGTCGCGAAGGCATCATTCAAGCTCACCGGGTTCGCATTACGGCAGATACAGGAGCGTACGCCACACTTGGAGCACCTGTGCTGAACTTCTGCACGGAGCATTGTCTAGGCCCTTACTCCATCCCCAATGTGGATGTGGAAGGCTTGTCTGTTTACACCAACAATGGGCTATCAGGTGAATTCCGCGGATTTGGTGGGAATCAGGCTATCTTTGCAGTGGAAGGCCAAATGGATCGACTCGCTGAGATCATGAATATGGACCCTTGGGAGTTTCGCAGACGGAACATGAGGGAAAAGGGTGACCCTGGTCCGTTAAATCAGAGAATTCTGACTACAGATGGACTGTCACAGGTATGGGAAGCCATGGATCGTTCTGAATTATGGCAAAAGCATCAGCATCCCCAGGCAGATCCTTCTCAGCCCCCATGGATCAAGCGCGGCGTAGGAGCTGCAATTGCCATGCATGGTGCCGGATTGGGTTACGGGATCCCGGATCCGGCAGGAGGCCGCCTATCCCTTAATTCCGAAGGGAAAATAGAAGTGGCTTTCAGTTACGAAGAATTTGGCCAGGGGTTGATCGCTACATTGGAGATCATGCTCTGTGATCTGTTCCAATGCAGTACTTCGGATCTGAATATCATCATTGGCGATACGGATCGGGTTCCTCACAGTGGCTCGAGCACCGCTTCACGTTCGACAACGATGGCCTGGATGGCTCTGCAGCGATTGCAGACCCCGTTCCGTTCCAGAGTCCTATCAGCCGCTTCGGCCTTGTCGGGCATTCCGGCTGATGAACTGGTGACAGGACCTGGTGGTGTATGGCGTAAAGGCCAACTGCCTAGTACTGATGTAGAGACGGAATCATTGGAACAGCTGTCACCAGCGCAAGCGGCGGGAGCATCGCATATTCAAGGTAAAGGGACGTCTTCTCCATCTACTGACACGGACATGACTTCCGGCTTTGTTACGGCCTACTCAGATTTGGCGGGTCAGGGCACAGCGGAAGAATGGGTATTTGATACTCATTTCGATTATCCAACCACGCCAGACCATGTCGTGGGCGGACACTATCTATATACGTATGCCGCGGTTGCCGCAGAGGTAGAAGTGAACACGTTAACCGGAGAATCCAAATTGCTCGATACACGTCATGTGGTAGCTGCGGGCCCCGTCATTAATCCGATGGGCTTCATTGGACAGATCGAAGGTGGAAGTGTGATGGCACTCGGGTTTACGTTAACGGAGGATGCTGTCATGCAGGATAGTCGATATCTTACGACTAATCTGGATACGTATTTGATTCCAACAATCCGGGATATTCATACCAATCTGGAGGTTGAGGCCATTGAAGACCTCCCCGAAGGAGATCCTTTTGGACCGAGAGGGATTGGCGAGATTGGTTCTGTGGCACTCGCGCCGGCAATCACTGCAGCAATTCATCAGGCAACCGGGGTGTGGGTGAATCGATTGCCGGTTCCGCGCGAACAACTGGTTCAATCACTACATGTACCTTTACAGGAAGGGGTGAGTCCCTCATGAGCAAGCCGCTAGGTAACATCTGGTCAGCAGTAGTGAATGGGGAAGAGAAGCGTCTTGACATTGCTCAAACAACCCGGCTGGTGGATGTGCTTCGATCTCATCTGAATCTGACCGGAACCAAGGTGTCCTGTGAAGTTGGTCGCTGCGGTGCGTGCATGGTGCTTATAGATGGAGAGCCGGTCAACTCCTGCCTGATTATGGCTTATCAATGTGAAGGAAGTGAAATTACGACCATTGAAGGGCTACATGGTGAGCAGGAAGGGAGTCTGCATCCGATACAGCAGGCCTTTGTAGAAGAGGGCGGGTTTCAATGCGGTTATTGTACACCAGGGATGGTCATTGCCACCAAAGCACTGCTTGATCATCATCCCCAGCCTACACAGGAACAGATCGAAACGGGATTATGCGGCAATCTGTGCCGCTGCACCGGATATGGAGGAATTATAAGAGCAGTATGTAAGGCAAGTGAGAGTAGTGAGGAAACGAAGGCAATTTAGCCACGAGGTACAGGTGAGTGATCAACTCATGATATTTTAATAAAAAACGAATAAAACCGGGCGTGAAGGGGGTTCTCGACTCCATCTCGTCCGGTCTTTATTTTATGGCCATTTAATAATTGATCATGTACCATCCATCTCAAGTTCAGTTAATTGACGGTATTTACGGTATGATCTACTATCAGAAAAATTAATATATTTAACATCATTACCACTTATTTATAGGGAGGCAGTAATGCTATCAAACCTGTTTAAATGGAGCTTAATGTTGTTGATGTTGATTTTTGTTTGTTCGGCTTGTCAGACCAACAATAGTCAAGAGGATTCCAGCTCGTCTATTCCTTTGAATGAACTCATTTTATTATCTGAGAAAGGGGAACAACTTTCCTGGAATGACTTTGAAAGGTATGCATATGAAGATGAGGGATCAGGACTGTACATCCGAAAATATAATGTTGAAGGGGGACATCATTTAATAGTTAGTGGTAAGAGTTTGGATAAACAACCGGATCACATTTATGTAGTTCGTAGGGATGGTCAACAAATAGATTTCGTAAAGGGGAATATTGAGGGTTTAGAGAATTATGAAAACATAATAAATATTATGTATACTTATTATTTTCGATAACTACCATAAGCCTCATCTATATTGAGGCATAGAATATATGAACCAGCATCTACCGACATATTTAAAATTCAACTCAAATTTATGAAATAAATATAGCCTACTCCTCATGGATTTTCCACTTCTTTATTTACTGGAGAGGGTAGGATTATAAGCGTTTTCGAAGCTCGTTAAATAAGCAAGACTATTACAAATAAACACCACAAATATGTTGAATTTATGTTGTTTGAAGAAGTTTAAAAGGTGTAAATAAATGTTCCTTTTTATATTCTTCATTCTCGTCTTCTTAACAGCTAAAAGGCAGGCTCTACGAAATCAAAGTTAGAATCTCCTGCAGGTTATCTTTCAAAAAACCAACCAATAACGATGGAAAATGATAAGGATTAGCTCCTTTATAGAGAAGCAGGTTAATTCCAAAAAAATGATTTTCTGCTGATTATAGATCATTTTCATATGGATTTGCGATGGATTTGGGAGTACTTTCCATGTATGCTGTTGAAAACTGGAAAGGAAGTGGGAAAAATGGAACGCGAACTGGCGTTGGAAATTGTCCGAGTAACAGAATTGGCTGCGTTAGCTTCAGCCCCCTGGATGGGACGAGGTGACAAGAACAGTGCAGATGAAGCGGCTACTTTGGCCATGCGCGCCATGTTCGATTCCGTGTCCATTCGCGGCACGGTGGTAATCGGTGAAGGAGAAATGGACGAAGCACCCATGTTGTACATCGGCGAGGAAGTGGGTAACGCTGAAGGACCTGAAGTTGACGTTGCTGTAGATCCTCTTGAAGGTACAGAAATTGTGGCCAAGGGACTGAACAACGCTTTATCGGTTATTGCAGTGGCGGGAAAAGGAAACCTGCTCCATGCACCGGATATGTATATGGAGAAACTGGCTGTAGGTCCAGCACTGGTCGGCAAGGTCAGCATCGAAGACCCGGTTGAGGTTACGCTAGAGAAAGCAGCTGCCGCACTGAACAAAAACATTTCGGATCTGACTGTCATGATCCTGGACCGTACACGGCATGAGAGCACGATTAAAACGCTGCGCAAGGTTGGCGTACGAATCAAGTTCCTCAGTGACGGCGACGTAGCGGGTGCCATGGCGCCTGCATTCCCCGAGGCAGGCATTGACTTATACGTCGGTTCTGGCGGAGCTCCTGAAGGCGTGCTGGCTGCAGCTGCACTCTCTTGCCTGGGAGGCGAAATACAAGGCCGCTTAATGCCGGCCAATGCAGACGAGTTCCAGCGATGCCTGCAGATGGGCATTGATAATCCTTACAAAGTCTTAACGATGCAGGACATGATCGGTACCGAAGATGTTATTTTCGCTGCAACGGGTGTAACGCCAGGAGAGATATTGGGCGGTGTGCGTTATCTTGCAGATGACCGTGCTGAGACAGATTCCATTGTTATGCGTGCCAAAACCAAAACGATCCGTTACATTCGCTCCGTACATTTCCTGCCCAACAAGGAAGTGCTGCACAAGGTACGGAAACTGCAAGCCACGCCGGAACCCTCAGATCGCATCCAAAGCCCGGCTAAAATAGTAGAACAGGCAGAGTTCAGCCAATCTTCAGTTAATCATAGTGTGTTGACGTAGACAAAACTGCGCTTTTCAAGGTCTAAAAGTCGCTGCCAAACCATAGGTTATCTATTAGAATTATCCATCATTCTTAGGACAAGATTTAGACTCATAGATCAATCAAACAGGAAGGGAATCTGCTTATGAAGATCCTCTTCTTGTTTTATGTTAAAAGCATTGACAACGGTTACAACACATGAGAAAATGTACGCGCGTACATAAAAATCATCTTCTACAAATAGTATCGTATTTAAAGGACGTAAGGGGGTGAATTTCATGGCATCCCGCAAAGAGGTCGCTGACTTGGCAGGAGTCTCCGAAGCTACGGTCTCTCGGGTTCTTAACGGGGTTGGTCCGATCAAAGAGGAGACAAGGCGCAAAGTATTGGAAGCTTCCCAGAAGCTGGGGTATGTGCCAAGTGCCCTTGCACGCAGCTTCGCCAGAAGCAAAAGCGGCCACCTCGGGGTTGTTTTGCCTTATGTTCCGAAGGCGCATTTGTTTTCTGCTTATTTCTTCTCCGAAATGCTGAGTGGTATTGGTAATAAGGCCAGAGAGAGCGGAATGGATCTGCTGGTCATGTTCAGATCACCAGGTGAAGTAATGAATTATGCCGACCTGTTCCGACGTCAAAAAGTGGACGCCTGCATTATTCTTGGGGCCAGAGACGACCTTGGGGAACTGGCAGCGATGCAGCAGCTGCAAGAGGAAGGTCACCCTTTTTGCGTAATGAATCAACACTTTGCAGGGGAAGCCTTTCTGGAAGTGGATGCGGATCATGTGGAAGGCAGTCGGCTCGCCATTCGTCACCTTACCGATCAGGGTTACCGAAATATTGCATTTCTCAACGGTCCGGACAGTTATTCCAACAGTCAGGAGCGGCTGCAGGGTGTTCGCGTTGGTTTACAGGAAGCCGGCATGGAGCTGGATCCCAGCCTGCTGCTTGAAGGGAATTACAGCAGAAGAAGCGGTGTGGAGGCTGCAGCCACGATTGCGGCAAGGCTTGACGAGATCGACGCCGTATTTGCTGCCAATGACCGTATGGCTATTGGTGTGATGCACGGTTTGCGTGAGCGCGGGATCAGGGTGGAGGATTTCCCGGCTTTTGTCGGATATGACGACTCCGATGCTGCCGAGATGGCCGTGCCTCCGCTAACCAGCGTCAGGGTACCTTTTTATGAAATGGGTGAACTGGCCGCATCAAAACTCATACATGGTTCTATGGTTGGAAGCGCTTCAACTAAAGATTCGGATTTTTCATCTGAGTGGCCCAGAGAGTT contains:
- a CDS encoding pyridoxal-phosphate-dependent aminotransferase family protein; amino-acid sequence: MSSYRELSPSLRTIMTPGPVEVDPRVLRALSFPILGQFDPEFTSLMNETMVMLRELYMTNNEWCYPVDGTSRSGIEAVLVSLIQPGDKVLVPIYGRFGHLLVEISERCGAEVVFIETTWGSVFDPEEVIKAIHAHKPDIVAMVHGETSTGQMQPLAEIGKVCRELDLLLVVDAVATIGGTPVKTDAWYLDAVMGGTQKCLSVPSGMAPLTYNSRVEKKLMSRKTVERGLRDATSARAEGRTIASNYFDLSQLQDYWSSARLNHHTEATSMLYGLHEGLRILLQEGLEARFERHRINESALVAGIQGMGLQIYGDMSSKLPVVTCIHIPEGIDGESVRSMLLHDFGIEIASSFGPLKGKIWRIGTMGFSCQRKNVLHVLGALEAVLLRHRHGLPAGEAVQAALDVYAGKEEALC
- the ggt gene encoding gamma-glutamyltransferase, with the protein product MLNQMPVSREVMVTSPHYLASAVGSSILQKGGNAYDAAVAVSAALGVVYPHMTGLGGDAFFLIHDGASGEITAYNGSGRSAAGIHADTFKAMGMNAIPQRGVLSAITVPGMVDAWWEVWSRYGRLPWEQLLEPAVQYAEKGCPVSRNLRLWLERDEDFIMGHSPLRAVFAPYGTLLQEGELLVQTELAASIRLIQAGGRDSFYTGELADRLTSAIREDGGMLAPQDFAAHKGEWVKPVSTEYRGYQVHQMPPNSQGFSILMMLNMLEHIDLSSVGRTSPEFYHLMAEVVKKAFRDRDRYLTDPDFREIPLNQLLSKTYGDELWNEIQSAPPVAQPFLSKTIGQDTAYAAVVDQEGNAVSFIQSLYFDFGAAYVPGDTGVIMQNRGSFFSLDSADANVLEPNKRSFHTLMPGLVTRNGKPYMLLGTQGGEGQPQTQLSVLTGVLDYGLTIQEAIGLPRWVYGRTWGEEGDTMRVENRYHDDVCETLARWGHNVEIRAPWDDVMGQSQGIVIREDGMISGAADPRGDGMAIGW
- a CDS encoding 5'-deoxyadenosine deaminase, yielding MGTILLKGAQLVTMNAEEDIFTGDLLIEDNKIKEIAEHIDVQADQVIDARGKVLLPGFIQTHIHLCQTLFRGRADDLELMDWLRQRIWPLEAAHDEESVYYSAMLGLGELISSGTTTILDMETVHHTDSAFQAMAQSGIRVISGKVMMDHGDEVPEPLRENTATSLQQSVDLLEKWNGFGGGRIQYAFCPRFVVSCTEELLVEVRDLSNKYHVKVHTHASENRGEIELVEHERGMRNIVYLDHIGLATPRLVLAHCVWLSEEEKEIIRKRGVKVTHCPGSNMKLSSGIAEIPDLLNRQIAVGIGADGAPCNNNLDMFQEMRLTALIQKVPHGPTIMDARTVLRMATMGGAEVLGLSKEIGSLEVGKKADMVLLDLDDFHTYPSYETDIYSRVVYSATRSCVDTVIIDGSIVLKNRKIQTIDRGIVLRESDKSIARLMKRI
- a CDS encoding XdhC family protein, with the translated sequence MHDLCAIAAGEVRCVLATAVKVEGHAYRKQGVSMLLTEDGRMYGSISPGCLESDLQARVKQVLDTGHMTFAEYDMRPEDDLSWGETIGCGGLVVVLLEPVCGELRSVLTEMHDCFKSGSAAEFTRYFQHDYSLIQYEWRRVDSIDRKPVPSKDVPRMSSDSYRTEFDKDVISTEAEYWNLPLRITTLYTPKPRLIIIGAGNDAIPVARLARVSGFHVIIADWREGLCTSERFPGADLVLGFPTEIVPVLNIRRGDYLLLMSHQFPRERELLELLSGSEYAYLGIMGSRTRTARLLNDLPPLTNLHSPVGLSIGAEGPEEIAISIAAELIACKRASETEDYSAQRGSTHAIDGHYARRR
- a CDS encoding nucleotidyltransferase family protein translates to MRLTGIMLAAGKSTRLGRDKLAVAMPDGRALAAWSLQAALDSELEQVICVVKPEDSLEWLPENVLHATVNSSNYRNETKLQIAASTEYSSGMAASLQCGLKEAKEYGAEGVMILLADQPLIRAQDINQVSAALALNTQSDYAAAVDGEGLKPPIAFRSHMFNHLLALVGDEGARKIMRNDNFSGTQVNLPDFCFWDADTEAELKRIMDYVNESAQMK